The genomic interval GTCATCGAAGCCGCCGGGCACGGCAGGCTGTTCTCGCACGGTCTCGGGCACGGTGTCGGACTGCGGATCCATGAAGCACCGGGGATCATGAAATCCGGAACCGGTACACTTCTGTCCGGCGTGGCGGTGACCGTCGAACCCGGTGTGTACTTTCCCGGCCGCGGCGGGGTCCGGATCGAGGACACGCTCGTGGTGCGGGAGGGGGGCCCGGAGTTGCTCACCAACACCAGCAAAGACCTGACCGTCGTCGAATGACGCCGGCTTTACCTGTTACGAACGAGGAGATCCGAGGACAGTGGCGGACACCAGCGACTTCAAGAACGGCCTTGTGCTGAAGATCGACAATCAGCTCCAGCAGATCGTCGAATTCCAGCACGTCAAGCCGGGTAAGGGCCCCGCCTTCGTGCGGACCAAGCTGAAGAACGTGGTGTCGGGCAAGGTCGTCGACAAGACCTTCAACGCGGGCGTCAAGGTGGAGACCGCCACCGTCGACCGTCGTGACATGACCTACCTCTACCACGACGGCTCGGACTACATCTTCATGGATGGCGAGACCTACGACCAGATCCACCTCCAGGAGAACATCGTCGGCAAGGCGAGCGGTTTCCTGATGGAGAACATGGGCGTGCAGATCGCGATGTACGAGGGCGAGGCGCTGTTCATCGAGCTCCCGGTCTCCATCGAGGTCGAGGTCACCCACACCGAGCCGGGCCTGCAGGGTGACCGCTCCAGCGCCGGCACCAAGCCCGCCACCATCGCGACCGGCGCCGAGGTGCAGGTCCCGCTGTTCATCAACCAGGGTGACAAGCTGAAGATCGACACCCGCGACGGCAGCTACATCAGCCGCGTCAACTCCTGACGACGCGCGGATACTGTGA from Nocardia goodfellowii carries:
- the efp gene encoding elongation factor P is translated as MADTSDFKNGLVLKIDNQLQQIVEFQHVKPGKGPAFVRTKLKNVVSGKVVDKTFNAGVKVETATVDRRDMTYLYHDGSDYIFMDGETYDQIHLQENIVGKASGFLMENMGVQIAMYEGEALFIELPVSIEVEVTHTEPGLQGDRSSAGTKPATIATGAEVQVPLFINQGDKLKIDTRDGSYISRVNS